Proteins from a genomic interval of Lycium ferocissimum isolate CSIRO_LF1 chromosome 2, AGI_CSIRO_Lferr_CH_V1, whole genome shotgun sequence:
- the LOC132034502 gene encoding uncharacterized protein LOC132034502: MYGPRGAMLGSGGFSDGYDIGSKRPRMMEPNPYLAVSSSASGYQQAYDYDSRFEPSVFPVVRLRGLPFDCTEIDIYKFFAGLDIVDIFLVNKDGRFSGEAFVVFAGHMQVDFALQRDRQNIGRRYVEVFSCKKQDYYQAIAAEMKEGGGYDSDYHPSPPPPRPKRVSQNKDQMEYTEILKMRGLPYRCTKADIVKFFGREFNLADDKINITYRRDGKATGDAFVEFASAEEAKRAMCKDNVVIGSRYIELFPSNTDEARRGSRSRQ; this comes from the exons ATGTACGGACCAAGAGG GGCAATGTTGGGGAGCGGGGGGTTTTCAGACGGGTACGACATCGGCTCAAAGAGACCAAGAATGATGGAACCAAATCCTTACCTCGCAGTGAGCAGCAGTGCAAGTGGCTATCAGCAGGCTTACGACTATGACAGCAGATTTGAGCCCTCTGTATTTCCTGTTGTTCGTTTAAGGGGTCTTCCGTTTGATTGCACTGAGATTGACATTTACAAGTTCTTTGCTGGCCTGGACATTGTGGATATTTTCCTGGTTAACAAGGATGGTAGGTTCTCTGGAGAAGCATTTGTTGTCTTCGCTGGTCACATGCAAGTGGATTTTGCTCTTCAGAGGGATCGACAGAACATAGGGAGGAGATATGTGGAGGTTTTCAGTTGCAAGAAGCAAGACTATTACCAAGCTATAGCTGCTGAGATGAAGGAAGGAGGAGGTTATGACTCTGACTACCATCCTTCCCCGCCACCTCCTCGACCAAAGAGGGTGTCCCAGAACAAAGATCAAATGGAATACACCGAGATATTGAAAATGCGCGGTCTCCCATACAGGTGCACGAAAGCTGACATTGTCAAGTTTTTTGGTAGGGAATTTAACCTTGCAGATGACAAGATAAACATTACCTACCGGCGTGATGGAAAAGCTACTGGAGATGCTTTTGTGGAATTTGCATCGGCTGAGGAGGCTAAGAGAGCTATGTGCAAGGATAATGTGGTGATTGGATCTAGGTACATCGAGCTATTTCCTTCAAATACAGATGAAGCAAGACGTGGGTCAAGGTCACGGCAATGA
- the LOC132047475 gene encoding uncharacterized protein LOC132047475 — translation MKNAIGNQDICISAIYAKCTTAERRDLWESLEEDNLKLPILGSLVLTSPGAIIEALEREFGRDWIEFVSRSMGSRIQELLLQRSSIASYLSSLLPKGTLKLIEKHLANFFWGSSQDHKNYHWSSWVNHSVPCDEEGIGTKNMIDFSNTLAMKRWRRFRTSNSLWANIVRNKYCIRSHVVGKKWALGDSHAWKPMLQVSEEAEKHMLWQVNFGTSFFWWDNWTYKGPLAHQAPELAKSSKLLVKQFIKQGRGDLDKLRRTLPNHLCEIIRKIEIGNPEKEDQVSWDLTENGNYSNKTAWNLVRSITAKQPLINKTLNHVFSQGAAASNIWNQFGAPLGIKHSHLPIRHVINSWWLLTFPWKDFCHNLVKLQPVSRILVVCWNKPESGYLKLNTDGSFNKSNGKAGLGGALRDENGQLVKASSIPIQCTNHNIAEARAALYGVNWSIQNGHTNLVIELDSMVITEMLKDKKAGNFRLNRIIEETSDKLKHATVKFTHCYREANQLADWLAKMAMNSHDNNIYLSDQEHSNGAKGSFLLDKRQVPSMRSKFDKANFFVS, via the exons ATGAAAAATGCTATTGGAAATCAGGACATCTGTATCTCTGCTATCTATGCTAAATGTACTACAGCTGAAAGAAGAGATCTCTGGGAAAGTCTTGAAGAAGACAACCTGAAGTTACCG ATATTGGGTTCACTAGTTCTCACCTCACCTGGTGCCATAATAGAAGCCCTAGAAAGAGAATTTGGAAGAGATTGGATAGAGTTTGTATCAAGATCTATgggatcaagaattcaagaactGCTCCTTCAG CGTTCTTCAATCGCTTCCTATTTATCCTCTCTGCTTCCCAAAGGTACTCTTAAGTTAATTGAGAAGCACCTTGCTAATTTCTTTTGGGGAAGTAGCCAGGATCATAAAAACTATCATTGGAGCTCTTGGGTTAATCATAGTGTTCCATGTGATGAAGAGGGAATAGGAACCaaaaatatgattgatttcagTAATACTCTAGCAATGAAAAGATGGCGGAGGTTTAGAACCTCCAATTCTCTTTGGGCCAACATTGTTAGAAACAAATACTGCATTAGATCCCATGTTGTTGGCAAAAAGTGGGCTTTAGGTGATTCTCATGCCTGGAAGCCTATGCTCCAGGTGAGTGAGGAAGCAGAAAAACATATGCTCTGGCAGGTCAATTTTGGCACTAGTTTCTTCTGGTGGGACAATTGGACTTATAAGGGCCCTCTAGCACATCAAGCTCCAGAATTAGCTAAGAGTTCTAAACTCTTAGTTAAGCAATTCATCAAGCAGGGCAGAGGGGATTTGGACAAACTGAGAAGGACTTTGCCTAATCATCTTTGTGAGATTATTCGCAAAATAGAAATTGGCAACCCTGAGAAAGAGGATCAAGTGTCCTGGGATCTAACTGAGAATGGCAATTACTCCAATAAAACAGCCTGGAACCTGGTAAGATCCATTACAGCTAAACAACCACTCATCAACAAG ACTTTGAACCATGTGTTCAGTCAAGGAGCAGCTGCTAGTAACATTTGGAATCAATTTGGAGCCCCTCTAGGGATTAAACACTCTCATCTGCCCATTAGACATGTTATTAATTCCTGGTGGCTA CTCACTTTCCCATGGAAAGATTTTTGCCACAACTTGGTGAAGCTTCAACCAGTCTCAAGGATTTTGGTGGTCTGTTGGAACAAACCAGAATCAGGCTATCTCAAGCTTAACACGGATGGAAGTTTCAACAAAAGTAATGGCAAAGCAGGACTAGGAGGAGCACTCAGAGATGAGAATGGACAGCTGGTCAAGGCTTCCTCCATACCAATTCAGTGTACAAATCACAACATTGCAGAAGCTAGAGCAGCCTTGTATGGAGTTAACTGGTCCATTCAAAATGGGCATACTAATCTCGTTATTGAATTGGATTCAATGGTGATCACGGAGATGCTCAAGGACAAGAAGGCAGGCAACTTCAGACTCAACAGGATAATTGAGGAGACATCAGATAAGCTCAAACATGCTACTGTCAAGTTCACACATTGCTATAGGGAAGCTAATCAACTTGCAGATTGGCTGGCTAAAATGGCAATGAACTCTCACGACAACAACATCTACTTATCAGATCAAGAACACTCCAATGGTGCAAAAGGATCCTTCCTCTTAGATAAGAGACAAGTGCCTTCCATGAGATCAAAATTTGACAAGGCAAATTTTTTTGTTAGTTAG